From Alteromonas australica, one genomic window encodes:
- the edd gene encoding phosphogluconate dehydratase: MNSRIAEVTQRIIERSKETRKAYLDKIEAARRQGPHRGVLSCGNLAHGFAACGTADKADLRSMTKANVAIVSAYNDMLSAHQPYETYPAIIREAVKNVGSVAQFAGGVPAMCDGVTQGQTGMDLSLMSRDNIAQGAAIALSHNMFDSALMLGICDKIVPGLLMGALSFGHLPTVFVPAGPMPSGLPNKEKARVRQEFAEGKVGRDALLEAESQSYHSAGTCTFYGTANSNQLVVEMMGLHLPGSSFVNPGTELRDALTRAAAVRSTRITDLGDEYTPIGHIVDAKAIVNGLVGLLATGGSTNHTMHLIAVARAAGYIINWDDFSDISNAVPLLTRIYPNGSADINHFVAAGGMSLLIKQLLDAGLLHNDVKTICGEGLDFYTKEPMLKDGEVEWRDGPTESLDKEVLATVETPFKPDGGVSVLEGNLGRAVFKTSALPEPQCVIKAPAVVFEDQFDLDAAFKEGKLDKDCIVVVRFQGPSAIGMPELHRLTPPLGVLQDKGYKVALVTDGRMSGASGKVPAAIHVTPEAFKGGLLAKVEEGDIIELNTETGALSLLVDDEVLAAREAKPANIDHHHIGMGRELFGGMRAVLTGAEEGACSLFYTQEQA; the protein is encoded by the coding sequence ATGAATTCACGTATTGCCGAGGTTACACAGCGCATTATCGAGCGCAGTAAAGAAACACGTAAAGCCTATTTAGACAAAATAGAAGCCGCGCGCCGACAAGGTCCTCATCGTGGCGTATTGTCATGTGGTAACTTGGCTCATGGCTTCGCAGCATGTGGTACAGCAGACAAAGCCGATCTGCGTTCTATGACGAAAGCGAACGTGGCCATTGTGTCTGCGTACAACGATATGCTGTCTGCTCACCAACCCTACGAAACCTACCCAGCGATTATCCGCGAGGCGGTAAAAAACGTAGGCAGTGTTGCACAATTTGCAGGTGGCGTACCTGCGATGTGTGATGGTGTTACCCAAGGCCAAACCGGTATGGATTTGAGCCTAATGAGTCGTGACAACATAGCACAAGGTGCAGCCATTGCGCTATCGCACAACATGTTTGATTCTGCGCTAATGCTAGGCATTTGTGACAAAATTGTACCAGGGCTGCTTATGGGCGCCTTGAGTTTTGGTCACTTACCCACGGTATTTGTGCCAGCCGGCCCTATGCCTTCTGGGTTGCCGAATAAAGAAAAAGCCCGTGTAAGACAAGAGTTTGCAGAAGGTAAAGTGGGTCGTGATGCACTGCTTGAAGCCGAATCGCAATCGTATCATTCTGCTGGAACGTGTACCTTCTATGGTACCGCTAACTCTAATCAGTTAGTCGTGGAAATGATGGGGTTACACCTTCCTGGCTCATCATTCGTTAATCCAGGTACAGAGCTACGTGATGCACTTACCCGCGCTGCGGCTGTGCGTTCTACACGCATTACCGACCTTGGCGACGAATATACGCCAATTGGTCATATCGTTGACGCGAAGGCCATTGTAAACGGCCTAGTGGGCTTGTTGGCAACCGGTGGGTCTACGAATCATACGATGCACCTCATCGCAGTTGCGCGTGCAGCGGGTTACATTATTAACTGGGATGACTTCTCAGACATTTCAAATGCTGTTCCTCTACTCACACGTATCTATCCAAATGGTTCTGCTGATATTAACCATTTCGTGGCAGCAGGCGGCATGTCATTGCTTATTAAACAGCTTCTAGATGCTGGTTTATTGCATAACGATGTGAAAACCATCTGTGGTGAAGGCTTAGATTTCTATACCAAAGAGCCTATGCTCAAAGACGGCGAAGTAGAGTGGCGTGATGGCCCAACTGAGTCTCTCGATAAAGAAGTTTTAGCCACAGTAGAAACGCCGTTTAAACCAGACGGTGGCGTTAGTGTATTAGAAGGTAATCTTGGCCGCGCGGTATTTAAAACGTCTGCATTGCCAGAGCCTCAATGCGTAATTAAAGCGCCAGCGGTTGTATTTGAAGATCAATTCGATCTTGATGCGGCTTTCAAAGAAGGGAAGTTGGATAAAGATTGTATTGTTGTGGTGCGCTTCCAAGGCCCATCTGCTATTGGTATGCCAGAGCTTCACCGCTTAACTCCTCCTCTAGGTGTGCTTCAGGATAAAGGCTACAAAGTAGCTTTGGTCACTGATGGCCGTATGTCAGGCGCGTCAGGTAAAGTTCCAGCCGCCATCCATGTTACCCCAGAAGCGTTCAAAGGCGGTTTGTTAGCGAAAGTGGAAGAGGGCGATATTATCGAACTCAACACGGAAACGGGCGCATTGTCACTACTGGTTGATGATGAAGTGTTAGCTGCCCGTGAAGCAAAACCTGCCAATATCGATCATCACCATATTGGTATGGGGCGTGAGCTATTCGGCGGTATGCGCGCTGTTCTGACTGGTGCAGAAGAAGGTGCGTGTTCGCTGTTTTACACTCAGGAGCAAGCGTAA
- the glk gene encoding glucokinase: MSQKFVADVGGTNIRVARVTESGVADIKKYMCNDFASIDLAIAQYFADMPEHTFTQGCIAIACPVLGDLVEMTNHSWSFSQQALRAQLHLDSLYVINDFTAVAHSLPVLAQDQVVQIGEGTPVAEGNIAVFGPGTGLGVEHITMTSSGWQTLDGEGGHTDFAPVDETDVVVWRHLQKQFGRASAEEVMSGRGLLNIYTALALHGGNTPVFTEPAQITLAALENTCDIAVATLTQFCRIMGSFAGNLALNMATTGGVFIGGGIANRFPEFIKSSDFRARFEAKGQMKHYVKDIPTYLIAEPDHGLLGAAAYLQQHTAS, encoded by the coding sequence ATGAGCCAGAAGTTTGTGGCTGATGTAGGCGGCACCAATATTCGCGTGGCTAGGGTTACCGAGTCAGGCGTCGCCGACATTAAGAAATACATGTGCAATGACTTTGCCAGCATTGATTTAGCGATTGCGCAGTATTTTGCTGATATGCCAGAACACACCTTTACGCAAGGCTGTATTGCTATTGCGTGCCCTGTACTCGGTGACTTAGTGGAAATGACGAACCACAGTTGGTCTTTTTCTCAACAAGCGCTGAGAGCTCAGTTACACCTAGATAGCCTTTATGTGATCAACGATTTTACTGCGGTGGCGCATTCGCTTCCTGTGCTAGCGCAAGATCAAGTGGTTCAAATTGGTGAAGGTACGCCGGTGGCTGAGGGCAATATTGCCGTTTTCGGCCCAGGCACCGGTTTGGGTGTTGAGCATATCACCATGACATCCTCAGGTTGGCAGACCCTCGACGGCGAAGGCGGTCACACAGATTTTGCCCCTGTAGATGAAACTGATGTGGTTGTATGGCGTCATTTGCAAAAGCAGTTTGGCCGTGCATCAGCAGAAGAGGTGATGTCGGGTAGAGGTTTACTCAATATTTATACTGCATTGGCTCTACACGGCGGCAATACGCCAGTGTTTACAGAGCCTGCGCAAATTACCTTAGCGGCATTGGAAAATACCTGTGACATTGCGGTAGCAACACTCACCCAATTTTGTCGAATCATGGGTAGCTTTGCCGGTAATTTGGCGTTAAACATGGCCACTACGGGTGGTGTATTCATTGGCGGTGGTATTGCTAACCGTTTCCCTGAGTTTATTAAATCAAGCGATTTTAGAGCGCGATTTGAAGCGAAAGGGCAGATGAAGCACTACGTGAAAGACATTCCTACCTACTTGATAGCAGAGCCAGACCACGGTTTATTGGGGGCGGCTGCTTATCTTCAACAACATACTGCGAGCTGA
- the zwf gene encoding glucose-6-phosphate dehydrogenase: MVLENSYEPCDFVLFGTLGDLSRRKLLPSLYQLEKADLMHPDTTIVGVARQDMSLDDYIEEVHTNLVKFGEKDLCQATWERMKARLHYACVDMKDVDSYCVLDDHVDPSRTMVCYLATPPAIYGDICRGLHSCKIIDSSVRVVLEKPIGHDLESSKVINEQVAEYFDEKQIYRIDHYLGKETVLNLVSLRFANSIFATNWDHNCIDHVQISVAESVGIEGRWGYFDDAGQMRDMVQNHLLQILSLVAMEPPTTLDADSIRDEKLKVLKALRPINASNISESIVRGQYTAGFVKGEEVPGYLEEEGANTQSKTETFVAIKAEIDNWRWAGVPFYLRTGKRMPNKVSEVVIYFKRQPHNLFGDSFKNLPPNKLVIRLQPDEGVEITVMNKVPGLTNSGSMDLQKSKLNLSFSEAFADERIPDAYEKLLLEVMLGNQALFVRRDEIEQAWTWVDSILEAWKSSSEPPEPYQAGTWGPVDSIGLLARANRSWYESKTVKKK; this comes from the coding sequence CCTATGAACCCTGTGACTTCGTGCTATTCGGCACATTAGGGGATCTTTCACGACGCAAACTTTTGCCATCGCTTTATCAATTAGAGAAAGCAGATCTCATGCACCCAGATACCACAATAGTGGGGGTTGCGCGTCAAGACATGTCTCTAGACGACTATATAGAAGAAGTTCATACCAACTTAGTTAAGTTTGGTGAAAAAGATTTGTGCCAAGCCACGTGGGAACGCATGAAAGCGCGTTTGCATTACGCCTGTGTTGATATGAAAGATGTCGACAGCTACTGCGTGCTTGATGACCATGTAGACCCTTCACGCACCATGGTATGTTATCTTGCTACGCCGCCTGCCATTTATGGTGATATTTGCCGTGGTTTACATAGCTGTAAGATTATCGATTCCAGCGTACGTGTGGTTCTCGAAAAGCCCATTGGTCACGATTTAGAATCGTCTAAAGTCATCAATGAGCAAGTTGCTGAATACTTTGACGAAAAACAAATTTACCGTATCGACCACTATCTAGGTAAAGAAACGGTTCTTAACCTTGTATCACTGCGTTTTGCCAATTCAATTTTTGCCACTAACTGGGATCACAACTGTATCGACCACGTACAGATATCGGTTGCTGAATCAGTGGGTATAGAAGGGCGTTGGGGCTACTTTGATGATGCAGGTCAAATGCGCGATATGGTGCAAAACCACTTACTTCAAATCTTAAGTTTGGTTGCCATGGAGCCACCAACAACGTTAGATGCCGATAGCATTCGAGACGAAAAACTTAAAGTGCTGAAAGCACTGCGCCCAATCAATGCGTCTAACATCAGTGAAAGCATCGTGCGTGGTCAATACACCGCGGGCTTTGTGAAAGGCGAAGAAGTGCCTGGGTACCTCGAAGAAGAAGGTGCTAACACACAAAGCAAAACTGAAACTTTTGTGGCCATTAAAGCCGAAATTGACAACTGGCGTTGGGCTGGCGTGCCTTTCTATCTAAGAACGGGCAAACGCATGCCAAATAAAGTCAGTGAAGTGGTTATTTACTTTAAGCGTCAGCCTCACAATTTGTTTGGCGATAGCTTTAAAAACCTACCACCCAATAAATTGGTTATTCGTCTTCAACCTGATGAAGGCGTGGAAATCACGGTCATGAATAAGGTGCCTGGATTAACTAATTCAGGGTCGATGGATTTACAGAAGTCTAAACTGAATTTAAGTTTCTCTGAAGCCTTTGCCGATGAACGCATTCCAGATGCCTACGAGAAGCTACTTCTAGAAGTTATGTTAGGTAACCAAGCGCTATTTGTACGTCGCGATGAAATAGAACAAGCCTGGACATGGGTTGATTCAATTTTAGAAGCATGGAAGTCATCTAGCGAGCCACCTGAGCCGTACCAAGCAGGTACGTGGGGTCCTGTGGACTCAATTGGGTTGTTAGCACGCGCTAACCGCAGTTGGTACGAAAGCAAAACGGTAAAGAAGAAATAA
- the pgl gene encoding 6-phosphogluconolactonase yields the protein MALTTLSFDNPEALTSAFAEDLVSILKTGIRTRGRASLVVSGGRTPLALFKQLSETNLEWDKVDITLADERWVDEDHADSNTSLVKNNLIKNKASAARFVELKSEPSDANEGVNAAEAALASMSQPFDALILGMGEDGHTASLFPCSEQINDGLDMSSGRTCIAVQPTTAPHQRISLTLPALLNSRNIFLHLTGEKKKHVLLDALDNATEAQKPITAVVNRAPVTLMWAP from the coding sequence ATGGCATTAACCACACTATCATTTGATAATCCTGAAGCGCTAACATCAGCGTTTGCCGAAGATTTGGTCAGCATTTTGAAAACGGGTATTCGTACCCGTGGTCGTGCTTCGCTAGTGGTAAGTGGCGGCAGAACGCCACTTGCGCTTTTCAAGCAGCTTAGCGAAACCAACCTTGAATGGGATAAAGTGGACATCACTTTGGCTGATGAGCGTTGGGTGGATGAAGACCACGCAGACAGCAACACCAGCCTAGTAAAAAATAACCTGATAAAAAATAAAGCCAGTGCAGCACGCTTCGTTGAACTTAAAAGTGAACCAAGCGACGCCAATGAAGGCGTTAATGCTGCTGAGGCCGCCCTCGCGAGCATGTCTCAACCTTTTGATGCGTTAATTCTCGGTATGGGAGAAGACGGACACACCGCGTCTTTGTTCCCCTGTTCTGAGCAGATAAATGACGGCCTTGATATGAGCAGCGGCAGAACGTGCATTGCAGTTCAGCCTACCACGGCCCCTCACCAGCGCATCTCTCTCACACTGCCAGCTTTGCTGAACAGTCGTAACATTTTCTTGCATTTAACCGGTGAAAAGAAAAAGCATGTATTGCTTGATGCACTGGACAATGCAACCGAAGCGCAAAAGCCCATCACAGCCGTGGTTAATAGAGCCCCGGTGACCTTGATGTGGGCGCCATAG